The following coding sequences lie in one Gemmatimonadaceae bacterium genomic window:
- a CDS encoding GlsB/YeaQ/YmgE family stress response membrane protein, whose translation MSLLTWLIVGLVAGVLASMVMGGTGYGLVGDIIIGIVGAFIGGWILATLGAGVPLGGLPGTILVAFIGAVVLLFILRLIRGVGRRPL comes from the coding sequence ATGAGTCTCTTGACGTGGTTGATCGTCGGATTGGTCGCGGGCGTGCTCGCATCCATGGTGATGGGCGGTACGGGCTACGGTCTGGTCGGCGACATCATCATCGGAATCGTCGGTGCGTTCATCGGCGGCTGGATCTTGGCGACGCTCGGCGCCGGCGTGCCCCTCGGTGGTCTCCCCGGCACGATCCTCGTCGCGTTCATCGGAGCGGTCGTTCTCCTCTTCATTCTCCGATTGATCCGCGGCGTCGGACGACGACCCCTTTGA
- a CDS encoding PadR family transcriptional regulator, translating to MTDKSQELVPGTLEMLVLRTLSLGRMHGYGIGQHIERTSADVIRVEKGSLYPALERLLRAGHVTAKWDRSHTGRRARYYTITASGRRCLGDEVSAFESMYAAIVRVLKTT from the coding sequence ATGACCGACAAGTCGCAGGAATTGGTGCCGGGCACGCTCGAGATGCTGGTCCTTCGCACACTCAGCTTGGGCCGAATGCACGGCTACGGCATCGGCCAGCACATCGAGCGCACCTCCGCCGACGTCATCCGCGTCGAGAAGGGATCGTTGTACCCCGCCCTCGAGCGGCTCCTTCGCGCGGGCCACGTGACCGCGAAGTGGGACCGGTCCCACACCGGGCGTCGCGCGCGCTACTACACGATCACCGCCAGCGGCCGCCGCTGCCTCGGCGACGAGGTCTCCGCGTTCGAGTCGATGTACGCCGCCATCGTTCGCGTCCTCAAGACGACGTGA
- a CDS encoding CocE/NonD family hydrolase, translated as MRRVILACIMATGLTALAAPATAAQGGGGLPDSTKAHRWDVEHELESVAVIDRKEMIAMRDGIRVAADIYYPKDLSKKYPAIWSRTPYNFNYWDVQNGVPRDMTTALNAVKRGYAYVEMQERGHFFSEGNYDILGPPLTDGVDEVKWMTKQKWSNGKVGTTGCSSTAEWQGAVAAQNTPGFAAMNVQGFGAGVGRIKPYYEQGNWYRGGAVQMLFIDWLYGEQNQVRPMMPKNATQAELIRESKSFDLAQHMPPVDWSKAFWTLPEQDIMKDVGGPKGIFADSMPVATGGAMIKRAPNDPAWYRGGLFHDDMRINIPGLWFMSWYDVSVGPNLAMYNLVRSTAKGAAANQQWAVIAPTGHCGYTRSTEHTVVGERDMGDARLAYNDIMFAFFDRFLKGEGAGGQMLDTMPKVRYYTMGLNKWQSSDTWPPRGAEPMTLYLSSGGNANTLNGDGVLAKAAPASDKPDKFAYDPMHPVLSHGGNVCCQGNAVGAGAMDQRETEARADVLVFTSEPFTQGTEVSGPITPTLYVSSDAKDTDFSIKILDVYPDGHAYNLDESIQRMRYRNGYDRPLVWMENGKVTKVTFQPLNTSNYFEPGHRLRIEISSSNFPRFDRNLNTGGRNYDESKPVVAHNAVHHSSEYPSSVTLTVVRKPQP; from the coding sequence GTGCGTCGCGTCATTCTCGCCTGCATCATGGCCACCGGTCTCACGGCGCTCGCCGCGCCAGCCACCGCTGCCCAGGGCGGCGGCGGATTGCCGGACAGCACAAAGGCGCATCGTTGGGACGTCGAGCACGAGCTGGAGTCGGTCGCCGTGATCGATCGGAAGGAAATGATCGCGATGCGAGACGGAATTCGCGTGGCGGCCGACATCTACTACCCGAAGGACCTCTCGAAGAAGTATCCCGCGATCTGGTCGCGAACGCCGTACAACTTCAACTACTGGGACGTTCAGAACGGCGTGCCGCGGGACATGACGACGGCTTTGAACGCGGTCAAGCGCGGCTACGCATACGTCGAGATGCAGGAGCGCGGCCACTTCTTCTCCGAGGGGAACTACGACATCCTCGGTCCGCCGCTCACCGACGGCGTCGACGAAGTGAAGTGGATGACGAAGCAAAAGTGGTCGAACGGCAAAGTCGGCACGACCGGCTGTTCCTCCACGGCCGAGTGGCAGGGCGCGGTCGCGGCGCAGAACACGCCGGGCTTCGCGGCGATGAACGTGCAGGGATTCGGCGCCGGCGTGGGACGCATCAAGCCGTACTACGAGCAGGGCAACTGGTACCGTGGTGGTGCCGTACAAATGCTATTCATAGACTGGCTGTACGGCGAGCAGAATCAGGTCCGGCCGATGATGCCGAAGAACGCGACACAGGCGGAGCTTATTCGCGAGTCGAAGTCATTCGACCTCGCGCAGCACATGCCGCCCGTGGATTGGTCGAAGGCATTCTGGACACTGCCCGAGCAGGACATCATGAAAGACGTCGGCGGCCCGAAGGGAATCTTCGCCGACTCCATGCCCGTCGCGACGGGCGGCGCCATGATCAAGCGCGCCCCGAACGATCCAGCGTGGTATCGAGGTGGCCTTTTCCACGACGACATGCGGATCAACATCCCCGGCCTGTGGTTCATGTCGTGGTACGATGTGTCGGTCGGCCCCAACTTGGCGATGTACAACTTGGTCCGCAGCACGGCCAAAGGCGCCGCGGCGAATCAGCAGTGGGCGGTCATCGCGCCCACGGGCCATTGCGGCTACACGCGATCGACCGAGCACACCGTCGTCGGCGAGCGTGACATGGGCGACGCTCGGCTCGCGTACAACGACATCATGTTCGCGTTCTTCGACCGTTTCCTGAAGGGCGAAGGGGCGGGCGGCCAGATGCTCGACACCATGCCCAAGGTCCGCTACTACACAATGGGCCTGAACAAGTGGCAGAGCTCCGATACGTGGCCGCCGCGCGGCGCGGAGCCGATGACGCTGTATCTCTCGAGCGGCGGAAACGCCAACACGCTGAACGGCGACGGGGTGCTCGCCAAGGCGGCCCCCGCGAGCGACAAGCCCGACAAGTTCGCCTACGACCCCATGCATCCCGTCCTGTCTCACGGCGGCAACGTTTGCTGCCAGGGAAACGCGGTCGGCGCCGGCGCGATGGACCAGCGCGAGACGGAAGCCCGCGCCGACGTGCTGGTCTTCACGAGCGAGCCGTTCACCCAAGGCACCGAAGTCAGCGGACCGATCACGCCGACGTTGTACGTGTCGTCCGACGCCAAGGACACCGACTTCTCGATCAAGATCCTCGACGTCTATCCGGATGGTCACGCGTACAATCTCGACGAATCGATTCAGCGCATGCGCTACCGAAATGGATATGACAGGCCGCTGGTGTGGATGGAGAACGGCAAGGTGACGAAGGTGACCTTCCAGCCGCTCAACACCAGCAACTACTTCGAGCCGGGACATCGGCTGCGCATCGAGATCTCGAGCAGCAACTTCCCGCGTTTCGATCGGAATTTGAACACGGGCGGCCGCAACTACGACGAGTCGAAGCCGGTCGTGGCCCACAACGCCGTGCACCACTCCAGCGAGTATCCATCGTCGGTCACGCTCACGGTGGTGCGCAAGCCACAGCCATAG
- the ligD gene encoding DNA ligase D — MTASSDDERPVDNLSAYRAKRSPDTTPEPMGTVSAVPGRLFVVHKHAARRLHFDLRLEMDGVLRSWAVPKGPSYDMKDKRLAVKVEDHPLEYGDFEGVIPEGNYGAGGVIVWDRGEWIPLEDWREGLAKGKLLFELRGYKLHGNWTLVKMKKSEKDWLLIKERDAYVKSPGDQFEETSVLSGLTVDEVKLGRSPVADLRQAVEAVKAPRHRVDPKTVEPMLAESTDKAFTRDDWLFELKLDGYRLIASKSRGKSMLVTRKGNDYTAVFPEVARALEALPFDEIIIDGEVVCLDDAGKPSFARLQQRGTLHNPAEIKRAAVELPATFFAFDFLAFEDFDLRPLPLKVRKALLLSALPKLGAIHPLDHIEGEGEAFLAQVEKMGLEGILAKRADASYRAGRSDLWLKIKAEKSDDFVIVGFTSPKGSRSSLGALQLADFVDGALVYSGRVGTGFNDSLLEELASMFESIIRETPPCGPPIRTDSGATAAVIPETKTTTWVEAVNVCEVRFREWTPDGVLRHAAFLRMRYDKDPRECVRQGTTPAPSNAATPAPTGVEEPPPPLKPAPVEKAFNFSNLKKVYWPKEHYTKGDLVEYYRAISPWMLPYLRNRPLVMTRFPDGIEGKQFYQKDAPEFAPSWIETIPIWSEDTQRDIKYFVANDVESLLYVANLGSIPIHIWNSRVGSLEQPDWCVIDLDPKEAPFSDVIKCAVVFKALTDVIGLPSYIKTTGKTGLHIMIPLGRQLTYAQCRTMGELLARVALRELDPIATITRHVSKRGDKVYLDYLQNRHGQLIVAPFCVRPLPGATVSMPLLWDEVNKDLNPKDYTIKNAIERMEALKSDPLLPVLDDKPNLAEVLEKLAGMMNGD, encoded by the coding sequence GTGACGGCAAGTAGCGACGACGAACGACCGGTAGACAACCTCAGCGCGTACCGTGCCAAGCGGTCCCCGGATACGACACCGGAACCGATGGGCACGGTGTCGGCCGTGCCGGGGCGCCTGTTCGTCGTCCACAAGCACGCCGCGCGGCGTTTGCACTTCGACCTCCGCCTCGAGATGGACGGCGTTCTGCGCTCGTGGGCCGTGCCGAAAGGGCCGTCGTACGACATGAAGGACAAGCGGCTCGCCGTGAAGGTCGAGGATCACCCACTCGAGTACGGAGATTTCGAGGGAGTGATCCCGGAGGGCAACTACGGCGCGGGCGGCGTCATCGTGTGGGACCGCGGCGAGTGGATCCCGCTCGAGGATTGGCGCGAGGGTCTCGCCAAAGGGAAACTCCTCTTCGAGCTGCGCGGCTACAAGCTTCACGGCAACTGGACGCTCGTGAAGATGAAGAAGAGCGAAAAGGACTGGCTGCTGATCAAGGAGCGAGACGCGTACGTCAAGTCGCCCGGCGACCAGTTCGAGGAGACGTCGGTTCTGTCCGGGCTGACGGTCGACGAAGTGAAGCTCGGTCGCAGTCCCGTCGCCGATCTACGCCAAGCCGTCGAAGCCGTCAAGGCGCCGCGCCACCGGGTCGACCCGAAAACCGTCGAGCCGATGTTGGCCGAATCGACGGACAAGGCGTTCACCCGCGACGACTGGCTGTTCGAGCTCAAGCTCGACGGTTATCGGCTGATCGCGAGCAAGTCGCGCGGCAAATCGATGCTCGTCACGCGCAAGGGGAACGACTACACCGCCGTATTTCCCGAAGTCGCGCGCGCGCTGGAGGCGCTCCCGTTCGACGAGATCATCATCGATGGCGAAGTCGTTTGCCTCGACGACGCAGGCAAGCCGAGCTTCGCCCGACTCCAGCAGCGCGGCACACTGCACAATCCGGCGGAGATCAAGCGTGCGGCCGTCGAGCTGCCGGCGACCTTCTTCGCGTTCGACTTTCTCGCGTTCGAGGACTTTGATCTCCGGCCGCTTCCGCTCAAGGTTCGCAAAGCGCTGCTCTTGTCGGCGCTGCCCAAGCTCGGGGCGATCCATCCGCTCGACCACATCGAGGGCGAGGGCGAGGCGTTTCTCGCGCAGGTCGAGAAGATGGGGCTCGAGGGCATTCTCGCGAAACGCGCCGACGCATCCTATCGCGCGGGGCGCAGTGATCTCTGGCTCAAGATCAAAGCCGAAAAGAGCGACGACTTCGTGATCGTCGGCTTCACGAGCCCCAAAGGGAGCCGGTCGAGCCTCGGCGCGCTGCAACTCGCGGATTTTGTGGACGGAGCGCTCGTGTACTCGGGGCGGGTCGGCACCGGATTCAACGACTCGTTGCTCGAGGAGCTCGCGTCGATGTTCGAGTCGATCATTCGTGAGACGCCGCCTTGTGGTCCGCCGATCCGCACCGATAGCGGCGCGACGGCCGCCGTCATTCCCGAGACGAAGACGACGACGTGGGTCGAAGCGGTCAACGTGTGCGAAGTGCGCTTTCGCGAGTGGACGCCGGACGGCGTGCTGCGCCACGCGGCCTTCCTTCGCATGCGCTATGACAAGGATCCGCGCGAGTGCGTACGCCAGGGCACAACGCCCGCGCCCTCGAATGCGGCGACGCCGGCCCCGACTGGAGTCGAAGAGCCGCCACCGCCGCTGAAACCCGCGCCGGTCGAGAAGGCCTTCAACTTCTCGAATCTCAAGAAGGTTTATTGGCCGAAGGAGCATTACACCAAGGGCGATCTCGTCGAGTACTATCGCGCGATCTCGCCGTGGATGCTGCCGTATCTGCGCAACCGCCCGCTGGTGATGACGCGCTTCCCCGACGGCATCGAGGGCAAGCAGTTCTATCAGAAAGACGCGCCCGAATTCGCCCCGTCGTGGATCGAGACGATTCCCATATGGAGCGAGGACACGCAGCGAGACATCAAATACTTTGTCGCCAACGACGTCGAGTCGCTGCTCTACGTCGCCAACCTCGGCTCGATTCCGATCCACATCTGGAACAGCCGCGTCGGTTCGCTCGAGCAGCCCGATTGGTGCGTGATCGACCTCGACCCGAAAGAGGCGCCCTTCTCCGACGTGATCAAGTGCGCCGTCGTCTTCAAGGCATTGACGGATGTCATCGGCCTGCCGAGCTACATCAAGACGACCGGCAAGACGGGACTCCACATCATGATTCCGCTCGGCCGGCAGCTGACGTACGCGCAGTGTCGCACGATGGGCGAGCTGCTCGCGCGCGTCGCGCTGCGCGAGCTCGATCCCATCGCGACGATCACGCGTCACGTGAGCAAGCGCGGCGACAAGGTGTACCTCGACTATCTGCAGAACCGCCACGGCCAGCTGATCGTCGCGCCGTTCTGCGTGCGGCCGCTGCCCGGAGCGACCGTTTCGATGCCGCTCCTTTGGGACGAGGTGAACAAGGACCTCAACCCGAAGGACTACACGATCAAGAACGCGATCGAGCGGATGGAAGCGCTGAAGAGCGATCCGTTGCTGCCCGTTCTCGACGACAAACCGAACCTCGCCGAGGTCCTCGAGAAGCTCGCTGGAATGATGAACGGCGATTAA
- a CDS encoding serpin family protein, protein MTLSRRILLIAAWMAAVACSDASGPKPPPSFTLNPAEQGVATSGNDFSFALFQQVAKTDPGSNVFISPLSASMSLGMAMNGASGSTFDAMRTALRFGSGDVSQLDAGYQGLIGLLRGLDLTTTFQIANSVWYRNAFAFKQPFLDTTKKYFDAQVQGLNFDDVPGSLATINGWVSSHTAGKIPTILDDIKPDEVMFLINAIYFKGTWQYQFDPKSTAPSAFWASDGTMQTVPFMNRPEDMKPEFRVGSAQGLAIAEMPYGNGAFAMDIVLVPFNVKAGIDSVAAQLNASTWAALIASLTDTDEAFAMPKFTLAYDRMLTNDLSTLGMGIAFSDAANFSGMSTQALKLSFVKQKAFVTVDETGTTAGASTVTGVQLTALREFRVDHPFIFVIRERQTGTILFMGKMLKIPA, encoded by the coding sequence ATGACCCTTTCTCGTCGAATTCTTCTCATAGCCGCTTGGATGGCCGCCGTTGCCTGCTCCGACGCGAGCGGGCCCAAGCCGCCGCCCTCGTTCACGCTCAATCCCGCCGAACAGGGAGTCGCGACCTCCGGCAACGACTTCTCGTTCGCCCTCTTTCAGCAAGTCGCAAAGACTGATCCGGGAAGCAACGTCTTCATCTCGCCTCTGAGCGCATCGATGTCGCTCGGCATGGCGATGAACGGCGCGTCCGGCTCGACCTTTGACGCCATGCGAACCGCGTTGCGTTTCGGTTCCGGCGACGTGAGTCAGCTCGACGCGGGATACCAGGGGCTCATAGGCCTGCTGCGCGGCCTCGATCTCACGACCACGTTCCAGATCGCGAACTCCGTTTGGTATCGAAATGCGTTTGCGTTCAAGCAGCCGTTCCTCGATACGACCAAGAAGTATTTCGACGCGCAGGTTCAGGGTCTCAATTTCGATGACGTCCCAGGCTCGCTTGCGACGATCAACGGTTGGGTGAGCTCGCACACCGCCGGCAAGATCCCGACGATCCTCGACGACATCAAACCGGATGAGGTGATGTTCCTCATCAACGCGATCTACTTCAAGGGAACGTGGCAGTACCAATTCGATCCCAAATCGACGGCCCCGTCGGCGTTCTGGGCGAGCGACGGCACCATGCAGACGGTTCCGTTCATGAATCGCCCCGAGGACATGAAACCCGAGTTTCGCGTCGGTTCGGCTCAGGGTTTGGCCATCGCGGAGATGCCGTACGGCAATGGGGCGTTCGCGATGGACATCGTGCTCGTGCCATTCAACGTGAAGGCAGGCATCGATTCAGTCGCCGCGCAGCTGAACGCGAGCACGTGGGCGGCTCTCATTGCGAGTTTGACCGATACCGACGAAGCGTTCGCGATGCCCAAGTTCACTCTCGCCTACGACCGTATGCTGACGAACGATCTGTCGACGCTGGGAATGGGCATAGCGTTCAGCGACGCGGCGAACTTCTCGGGGATGTCGACCCAGGCTCTCAAGCTTTCCTTCGTCAAGCAGAAGGCCTTCGTCACCGTCGACGAGACCGGCACCACGGCCGGCGCGTCGACCGTTACCGGTGTCCAGCTCACGGCACTCCGCGAATTCCGCGTCGATCATCCATTCATTTTCGTGATCCGTGAGCGGCAGACGGGTACGATCCTGTTCATGGGCAAGATGCTCAAGATCCCCGCGTGA
- a CDS encoding TfoX/Sxy family protein, which yields MPPHKRTAAKKAVSKKPTAKKRAAEPKRAVRKMPVFSKPTAKTLDAFARAIDGLAGLEHRTMFGYPSVFLNGNMLACVFQDRIMVRLSEADRAAAIATVGGRPFEPSPGRAMKEYIELPSRVADDPSQLNSWLQRGRGYVHTLPKKSKAKR from the coding sequence ATGCCTCCGCACAAGCGAACGGCAGCAAAGAAGGCCGTCTCGAAGAAGCCGACCGCCAAGAAACGCGCGGCGGAGCCGAAACGAGCGGTTCGGAAGATGCCGGTGTTCAGCAAGCCAACGGCGAAGACGCTCGACGCGTTCGCGCGCGCGATCGATGGACTGGCCGGCCTCGAACACCGCACGATGTTCGGCTATCCGTCGGTGTTCCTCAACGGCAACATGCTCGCTTGCGTGTTCCAGGACCGCATCATGGTCCGGCTTTCCGAAGCCGATCGCGCGGCCGCAATTGCGACCGTCGGCGGCCGGCCGTTCGAGCCGTCGCCGGGACGCGCGATGAAGGAATACATCGAGCTCCCGTCACGCGTCGCCGACGATCCATCGCAACTCAACAGTTGGCTCCAGCGCGGACGCGGTTACGTCCACACGCTGCCCAAGAAATCCAAAGCGAAGCGTTGA
- a CDS encoding ADOP family duplicated permease: MSAFDALRHRIRTALRSGEADRDRAEEYAIHQSLDQQQRMHDGAGSDDARLAARRDFGNPTYLKEEARWMGVTRWLDVTRQDLGYAWRALRRSPVFTLVAISSLGIGIGANAAIFGMIHSLLLAKLAVADPDALRLVTHSPDGPMRAFFTSDEVPAVKAGVPTDLASFHSTDAANGEINGVRVGGVNIDAVDGAFFRVVGVPMAVGRPISPADVRNGAQIAVLSNASANARFGSPSAALGKTIKLNDQLFTIVGVSDAGYHGLRLGSAYEMTVPMTAVPAMQHRPAGERRPDLFLIARFGADSLRLRSALETVFSRCCANGALAFPRSRQGIQRIGFLDISNGITEGRKIDVRAQYENVLLALMGGVAVLLLIACTNVGNLLLARAAARARELAVRLSLGASRGRIIRQLLAESVLLALLGGATGILLAIWGSAVLSRNMPAGLAMLEPFVAIRPSLMIFGFTASVALGCGLIFGVVPALRATRGDIVAGLRDHQTAGRRVRALDKSVVAVQVGLALLLLSSAGLLNATLRHLTEAVGGSQPETLLIVQLDARDTPHSDTLLQSLVPTFHARFAAMPGVKSVAESFVVPLIYGGLPTRSLDAPGFETASDDQVEVASFAVAPRYFETLGIALVAGRDFNENDVLGSPRVAVISEHLAQQFFPGRSPLGQSIGFRAGSGQSIGFQAGSTPGDEGGGGGGGGRNRTIVGVVADAKQSDLRSPAPSTVYLTRRQWPAMSDRAVFAIRTTVPPSQLVPPARAIILGELPKIRIRHLLPMTDLLSMTVGRESAMASLSAAFGFVALLLAAIGLYGVMAFQVSARTREIGVRMALGAGRRQVVGMVIGQALRVIAVGVMLGIPFALFGARSLRALLYGVTPFDPAPLASGAAVLVLVGVIAALVPSRNAARVDPLVAIRCE; the protein is encoded by the coding sequence ATGTCAGCCTTCGATGCCCTTCGACACAGAATCCGAACCGCCCTGCGCAGCGGCGAAGCTGACCGCGACCGCGCCGAGGAGTACGCGATCCATCAGAGCCTCGACCAGCAGCAGCGGATGCACGACGGAGCGGGGTCCGACGACGCGCGCCTTGCGGCGCGGCGCGACTTCGGCAATCCGACCTATCTCAAGGAAGAAGCGCGCTGGATGGGAGTGACGCGCTGGCTCGACGTGACGCGGCAGGACCTCGGGTATGCGTGGCGCGCCCTGCGTCGCTCGCCGGTGTTCACTCTTGTCGCAATCTCATCGCTCGGCATCGGCATCGGCGCGAACGCGGCGATCTTCGGAATGATCCACTCGCTGTTGCTCGCGAAGCTGGCCGTCGCCGATCCCGACGCATTGCGTCTCGTGACGCATTCGCCCGACGGCCCGATGCGTGCGTTCTTCACCTCCGACGAAGTTCCGGCGGTGAAAGCCGGCGTGCCGACCGACCTCGCGTCGTTTCATTCAACCGACGCGGCAAACGGCGAGATCAACGGCGTGCGCGTCGGTGGGGTGAACATCGATGCCGTGGACGGCGCGTTCTTCCGGGTCGTCGGCGTCCCGATGGCCGTTGGGCGTCCGATTTCTCCGGCCGACGTTCGGAACGGCGCCCAAATCGCGGTCCTCTCGAACGCCTCGGCGAACGCGCGCTTCGGGAGCCCCAGTGCGGCGCTCGGCAAAACGATCAAGCTGAACGACCAGCTCTTCACGATCGTCGGTGTGAGCGACGCAGGATATCACGGTCTCAGGCTCGGCAGCGCCTACGAGATGACGGTTCCGATGACCGCCGTTCCGGCGATGCAACACCGGCCGGCCGGTGAACGACGGCCCGACCTCTTTCTCATCGCGCGGTTCGGCGCGGACTCGTTGCGCCTGCGATCCGCGCTCGAAACGGTCTTCTCCCGCTGCTGCGCGAACGGCGCGCTGGCGTTTCCGCGCTCGAGGCAGGGAATCCAACGCATCGGCTTTCTCGACATCAGCAACGGCATCACCGAAGGCAGGAAGATCGACGTTCGCGCGCAATACGAGAACGTATTGCTTGCTCTAATGGGCGGAGTGGCAGTCCTCCTGCTCATAGCGTGCACGAACGTCGGCAACTTGCTTCTGGCCCGAGCGGCGGCCCGAGCGCGTGAGCTCGCGGTTCGTCTTTCACTCGGCGCTTCGCGAGGGCGCATCATCCGACAACTGTTGGCCGAATCGGTGTTGCTGGCGCTCCTCGGCGGCGCGACGGGAATTCTCCTCGCGATCTGGGGTTCGGCGGTTCTGTCGCGGAACATGCCGGCGGGACTGGCGATGCTCGAGCCGTTCGTCGCCATTCGCCCGAGCCTCATGATCTTCGGCTTCACCGCCTCGGTCGCGCTCGGGTGCGGCCTGATCTTCGGCGTCGTCCCGGCGCTGCGAGCCACGCGCGGCGACATCGTCGCGGGCCTTCGCGACCATCAGACCGCCGGCCGGCGCGTCCGCGCGCTCGACAAGAGCGTCGTCGCCGTGCAGGTCGGGCTGGCGCTGCTGCTCCTCTCGTCGGCGGGCCTGTTGAACGCGACTCTCCGGCATCTCACCGAGGCCGTCGGCGGCAGCCAGCCGGAGACGCTCCTCATCGTGCAGCTCGACGCCCGCGACACGCCGCACAGCGATACGCTGCTTCAGTCGCTGGTGCCGACGTTCCATGCTCGCTTTGCGGCGATGCCCGGCGTGAAGTCGGTCGCCGAGTCGTTCGTCGTCCCCCTGATCTATGGAGGGTTGCCGACGAGAAGCCTCGACGCTCCGGGATTCGAGACCGCGTCGGACGACCAAGTGGAGGTCGCGAGCTTCGCCGTCGCGCCGCGCTACTTCGAGACGCTCGGCATCGCGCTCGTCGCCGGTCGAGATTTCAACGAGAACGATGTGCTGGGGAGTCCGCGCGTCGCCGTGATCAGCGAGCATCTGGCACAGCAATTCTTTCCCGGGAGAAGTCCGCTCGGTCAGTCGATCGGCTTTCGGGCGGGCAGCGGTCAGTCGATCGGCTTTCAGGCGGGCAGCACCCCCGGAGACGAAGGGGGTGGGGGTGGGGGTGGGGGACGCAATCGGACGATCGTCGGCGTAGTGGCCGACGCGAAGCAGTCCGATCTCCGCTCCCCGGCGCCGAGCACCGTGTATCTCACGCGCCGGCAGTGGCCCGCCATGAGCGATCGCGCGGTATTCGCCATTCGCACGACGGTGCCACCGTCGCAGCTCGTACCGCCCGCGCGCGCGATCATTCTTGGCGAACTGCCCAAGATCCGCATTCGCCATCTGCTGCCGATGACCGATCTGCTCTCCATGACGGTCGGCCGAGAGAGCGCCATGGCGTCGTTGTCCGCCGCGTTCGGCTTCGTCGCATTGTTGCTGGCCGCGATTGGACTCTACGGCGTGATGGCGTTCCAGGTCTCGGCGCGGACGCGCGAGATCGGCGTGCGGATGGCGCTCGGCGCGGGGCGACGCCAGGTCGTGGGAATGGTGATCGGCCAGGCGCTGCGCGTGATCGCGGTCGGTGTCATGCTTGGGATTCCATTCGCGCTGTTCGGGGCGCGGTCGCTGCGCGCGCTGCTCTACGGCGTCACGCCGTTCGATCCCGCGCCGCTCGCGTCGGGGGCCGCCGTGCTGGTACTCGTCGGCGTCATCGCCGCACTCGTTCCGTCGCGCAACGCGGCGCGTGTCGATCCCTTGGTCGCGATCCGATGTGAGTAG
- a CDS encoding DinB family protein, whose product MHYTFEGIPDHAIPRARVRLMQHALDTYASETNKVGSVWSRFGDEDLSYRPQAGASTVGDILRHQLLSERRFFGEFLGLPEVPAASVLPNSLTTQTAVARLLELASPRLEFLAGRRHPWWLTEVDFFDARRSRVWVFWRRVLHTAHHRTQLTVYLRMLGRPVPATYGPTGDEKWVGADPTTSVEAASRR is encoded by the coding sequence ATGCACTACACGTTTGAAGGGATCCCCGACCACGCGATTCCCCGCGCGCGCGTGCGACTCATGCAACACGCGCTCGATACCTACGCGAGCGAGACCAACAAGGTCGGCTCGGTCTGGTCGCGCTTCGGCGACGAGGACCTCTCGTACCGTCCGCAGGCCGGCGCGTCGACGGTCGGTGATATTTTGCGGCACCAACTGCTCTCCGAGCGGCGATTCTTCGGCGAGTTTCTCGGCCTGCCGGAGGTACCCGCCGCGTCCGTGCTGCCGAATTCACTGACGACGCAGACGGCCGTCGCGCGGCTACTGGAGCTGGCGTCGCCACGACTCGAGTTCCTCGCGGGGCGACGGCATCCGTGGTGGCTCACCGAGGTCGACTTCTTCGACGCGCGCCGCTCGCGAGTCTGGGTGTTCTGGCGACGCGTGCTGCACACCGCGCATCACCGCACGCAACTCACGGTCTATTTGCGGATGCTCGGCCGGCCGGTGCCTGCCACCTACGGTCCGACGGGCGACGAGAAGTGGGTCGGCGCGGACCCCACCACATCTGTCGAGGCGGCGTCTCGCCGATAA